The genomic DNA TCAAGAGCCACTCGTTGATTTACCAGAGGGCTATGAACTTCACGGCAGCGAGCAATCGAGGCTTGTCATTCCACTTATATGCTCTTTTGAGCTGCAGAACAATCCTTTTCAACAGAAGCGCACCCACCTCAGGAAACTCGGTGTTTACAACAGCAACAAGCGCAGCAAATTCACCGGTGAATCCCAGAGATGCCATCTGAGATTTGATACAAGACCGGCAGAAGAGACCCCTCCCGCGGATTAGATTCTCACCGAAAAGCTCCTGGATGATATTCTTGATATTAGTTGCTGTCACTTTGTTGACGAGACCGTTTATACTCCTGCGGAGGGCATCCCATGCCAATCGCTGATACTCGGTGCTAGTCTTGTCGTCTTGAACCTCTCTCAACATGCGTGCCAACTCGAATGAAGGGGTATAAACTCCTCCACATCTGCCAGCCAAAGTCGAGCGGTGGGAGTCCATGGGATCACTTACTGATCACAACTAATTTACCACAAATCACATCGACATTGCAATACTAATATTGTACCAGAGCATCCTCTGGAGACATCAACACATGGACTCCCTAGCCATATACTGTATTAGCTTTTACCAAGGATCGATTTGACAATATCTGGGTCGCTTTTTAAgccttatatataatatattaaacatTAGACCAAACAATTCTATCGAATTGCGCGATCTTCCAGTTTACATGGAAACAATGACAAGAAGCAACTATTCACTATCAGCAATCTCCACTACAGCACATTTTCTATTAAGACATCTCAAATAATCAGAAAAGAAGAATATTGATTTGGGCTAAACTACATTCTCAAGTACTAGGGACAAACTCCTGGATAGCTTGAGATTTGCTGAGCCAGTGATTGGACCATTTCCTTTCCCCCATCCCCCAAATCGAAAGCTCTTGTCATTGGTTGCCCTGTCGCAGCATCCGACCACCTGATAACCAAGGTCTTCACATGTTTCTTCAGGTACTTGACAAGGCTCTTGAATATGTACTTCCGGGATCTACAGAGCATGTCACCATCACTGAAAGCGTCGTTCCATTTCCTCTTACCATGACTAAACTGCAGACGGAAGAGGGCACATAGTGATTTAATAAGTAGCAGATCGAAAGTGGATTAAATTAAACAGTGGATTGAGAATAAGCAGATCACTGTAAGGAGGAACACTACAGATCAAGCTGAAGACGAGTAAATGAATTAATTTGGTTGATGCAGGGAATGTGAAAATCTTAGTAAGGAGAGGAAATTACCTTACGATCACAATGATCAACCTGGAGATTTCTAAGTTCCAACTTGTCGAGATGAGGTGACCTAGCTAGCAAGGAAGTGACCCCGTAAAGATCTAACTGGTCAATCCCGGAGTCTATAATTAAGTGCTTACATTTACTTAACTCCGGACAATTGTATCCTGCTCGCGACACCATCTGCTGATTCAACAAAATTTTTGAGCCAAAAAATTATCTAAGTCGCGATATATTTGCACATGCGATCAATCCGatgaaaatctatatatagagagagaaaaaaaaacacgtaACAAATTAATTACCTCATTACACCAACCACAGATGTGTAAGGTTGAAACATGCTGCAGCTTGTTGAGAACGTCCTTGAATACATTGGATAAGAAGCAATCCTCCGGGAGGTAGAAATCAAGCTCAGCTTTGACCACGGAAGACACTTTGGTCAGCTTTAACGCCCCATAGTGCCCTCGCAGACGGAGTATGAGTAAGCTCGGAGCAATGATTTCGAGATGAGCATCGCCCTGGTGTGAATCTATCACAAGCTCCCTCAGCCCCTGAGACTCTTCTATTTCGATCCCGTTCAGACCGGTACAGCGTTCCAATTTCGGGAGCTGAAGTACGGGGCTCCctaagaaaattttagagAGTGTGCCCTTGCTCAACAACACATCAGTGAGCGATAATTTCTCGAGACAAGGCCAGTCGAAGCCTGGGCACTTGTATGAGAAGGAGGAATGTGCAATGTGAAGGCCCTCTAGTTCAAAGTGATTGCACATGAAATCGGGCAACATGCAAGTTTGCATCAGATTCAGGCACAGATGCTTGACCTTATTTCTGATAGCAAAGCTGATCCACTTGTCAACCCATCGGTGGAAGAAGTGGGTTGGGAGATTGAGAGAGAATCTCTGCAAGGTCTTACCCCAAGGGCGCTGCTCATCCAACCGCTTCATGAAGTTGCAGAAACTAATGAGAACGATATAATCGGCCTCCTTGGCTACATGGAGATCAAGGATCTCAAGGTTCTCGACGTGGGTCCACCACCTGTGGCGCCA from Punica granatum isolate Tunisia-2019 chromosome 2, ASM765513v2, whole genome shotgun sequence includes the following:
- the LOC116198163 gene encoding putative F-box/LRR-repeat protein At3g18150 isoform X1, translating into MVREGANDLMSELPNYLIDHIFSFVPTNDVVKASIWSRSWRHRWWTHVENLEILDLHVAKEADYIVLISFCNFMKRLDEQRPWGKTLQRFSLNLPTHFFHRWVDKWISFAIRNKVKHLCLNLMQTCMLPDFMCNHFELEGLHIAHSSFSYKCPGFDWPCLEKLSLTDVLLSKGTLSKIFLGSPVLQLPKLERCTGLNGIEIEESQGLRELVIDSHQGDAHLEIIAPSLLILRLRGHYGALKLTKVSSVVKAELDFYLPEDCFLSNVFKDVLNKLQHVSTLHICGWCNEQMVSRAGYNCPELSKCKHLIIDSGIDQLDLYGVTSLLARSPHLDKLELRNLQVDHCDRKFSHGKRKWNDAFSDGDMLCRSRKYIFKSLVKYLKKHVKTLVIRWSDAATGQPMTRAFDLGDGGKEMVQSLAQQISSYPGVCP
- the LOC116198163 gene encoding putative F-box/LRR-repeat protein At3g18150 isoform X2, which encodes MVREGANDLMSELPNYLIDHIFSFVPTNDVVKASIWSRSWRHRWWTHVENLEILDLHVAKEADYIVLISFCNFMKRLDEQRPWGKTLQRFSLNLPTHFFHRWVDKWISFAIRNKVKHLCLNLMQTCMLPDFMCNHFELEGLHIAHSSFSYKCPGFDWPCLEKLSLTDVLLSKGTLSKIFLGSPVLQLPKLERCTGLNGIEIEESQGLRELVIDSHQGDAHLEIIAPSLLILRLRGHYGALKLTKVSSVVKAELDFYLPEDCFLSNVFKDVLNKLQHVSTLHICGWCNEMVSRAGYNCPELSKCKHLIIDSGIDQLDLYGVTSLLARSPHLDKLELRNLQVDHCDRKFSHGKRKWNDAFSDGDMLCRSRKYIFKSLVKYLKKHVKTLVIRWSDAATGQPMTRAFDLGDGGKEMVQSLAQQISSYPGVCP